The Vulpes lagopus strain Blue_001 chromosome 6, ASM1834538v1, whole genome shotgun sequence genome has a segment encoding these proteins:
- the UCP1 gene encoding mitochondrial brown fat uncoupling protein 1, giving the protein MLRAPGCDAAPTLSVRIAAAAGAACLADLLTFPLDTAKVRLQIQGEGQGQPPRAPRYRGALGTVAALARTEGLRKLYSGLPAGLQRQVGFASLRIGLYDSVLEWLSPGQGATASLGSRISAGVMTGGAAVIIGQPTEVVKVRLQAQSHLHGRRPRYTGTYNAYRVIATTEGLTGLWKGTTPNLMRNVIINCTELVTYDLMKEALVRNHLLADDLPCHFLSALVAGFCTTVLSSPVDVVKTRFVNSVPEQYTSVPNCAMTMLTKEGPLAFFKGFVPSFLRLGSWNVIMFVCFEQLKRELMKSGRTVDCAT; this is encoded by the exons ATGCTGCGGGCCCCGGGCTGCGACGCGGCCCCGACCCTGAGCGTCCGGATCgccgcggcggcgggggcggcctgCCTGGCGGACCTGCTCACCTTCCCGCTCGACACCGCCAAAGTGCGGCTGCAG atCCAAGGGGAGGGCCAGGGCcagcccccccgcgcccccaggtACCGCGGCGCCCTGGGCACGGTGGCCGCCCTGGCCAGGACCGAGGGGCTGCGGAAGCTGTACAGCGGGCTGCCCGCGGGCCTCCAGAGGCAGGTGGGCTTCGCGTCCCTCCGCATCGGCCTGTACGACAGCGTCCTGGAGTGGCTCAGCCCGGGCCAGGGAG CGACAGCTAGTTTAGGAAGCAGGATCTCCGCTGGTGTAATGACGGGAGGAGCAGCAGTGATCATAGGGCAACCCACTGAGGTCGTGAAGGTGCGGCTTCAAGCACAGAGCCACCTGCACGGCCGCAGGCCGCGGTACACCGGCACCTACAACGCCTACAGAGTCATCGCCACCACCGAGGGCCTGACGGGCCTGTGGAAAG GGACGACTCCCAACCTGATGAGAAATGTCATCATCAATTGTACGGAGCTAGTCACGTATGACCTAATGAAGGAGGCCCTTGTGAGAAACCACCTACTAGCAG ACGACCTACCCTGCCACTTCCTATCAGCTCTTGTTGCTGGATTTTGCACAACCGTTCTCTCCTCTCCGGTGGATGTGGTAAAAACCAGATTTGTTAATTCTGTACCAGAACAGTACACAAGTGTACCCAACTGTGCAATGACAATGCTCACCAAGGAAGGACCACTGGCTTTTTTCAAAGG ATTTGTACCTTCCTTCTTGCGACTCGGATCCTGGAACGTCATTATGTTTGTGTGCTTTGAACAGCTGAAGCGAGAACTGATGAAGTCAGGGCGGACCGTGGACTGTGCCACATAA